The DNA window CATAAGGCAGGAGCATCGCCCGATTCGATATCAGTTGCCAGCAAGATTGAGTTTCCGACAGGGACAGATGGATCAATGTCCGCACGGCCTTCGAGCCGGATCCTTTCCGGCATCAGCGACAAGTCGCGCCACGATTGGAGGTTGGTGGCGAGTCCCGACGGTCAGGAAGTCACCTGCAAAGTGATATCTGCTCCGTGTTGATATAGATCAGCCGTCGGCCACTTATTGGGCGCAACGTGGATGGCCGATGGATCGGCCACACCGGCCGAACTCGACAGTGGAGAACACATTATGATCCATGTTCTGATCGTCGTTAGCTGGCTCGGCGGTGCTGTCCAGGGCGCCACGATATCGACACAGGAATTTTCGAGTGCAGAGCGTTGCGAAGCAGCCCGGCTGGCACTGATTGAGTATGCCAAGGCCCGCAGCATCGAAGAGACGCTTCGGCCTGTCTGCACGCAAAAGTGAGAGAGCGCGCAGCGGCTGAAGGCCCCCCACCGCTTTTCAATATCCCTCGCCCCATCGATACTGCCACGCGATGCCGGCTGCACTGAATTCGCTGCCGGTGCGAGTTGAGATGCCGGTGCTGGCGGAAGACTTCAGCGAGTTACGGCGGTCGATCGGTAGCGCGAGGGTGAAACCGGCCCGCGTGTTCCGTTGCTCGTTGTCGCCCTTTACGCCGTTCAGCGTGGTGTGGCCGCCCGTGAAATAGATCCCGTCGAGCGCCATCCAGACACCGGACTGGAACGTGTAGAGGATATGTGCCTGAACGGCGTAGATTGGCGCCTGAGCGAAAGTATTGCCGCCGAAGAAGTCGGTGTTGTCGCTGAAGATTGTCACGCTGGGGGCGACCTCGAATGTCCAGTGACCCCAGGCCTTGGAAATCCCCAGATGAGGCTTGAACGACCAGCGATTGTTGCCGAGGTTGAGCAGCTGCTGTTGTCGTACTGTCCAAGTGGCGCGGAAACCTGAAGGCTCATGCCAACGATGAGATCCTGCCGGTAGCTGGCGAAGTCCTTCACCGACAGCGCGGGGGCTCCAAGCGCCATCAGTGGCCGGTCAGCACCAACGTCTTGATCGGCAGCAGCAGCGCCTGGATTCGCAGCAGCAGCGCGTGCACCAGTCCGACGCCGTCGACGACATGCAAAGCGATCTTGCGGCCGGTGCCGGTCTCCTTCGCAGAGATTTCCTCGTGGTTGCTGGTGTAGGCGTTGACGATACAGCTGCTGCCGGCCGTCACCCCCTCAAGGCCGCCCCTGTAGAGCGGCTCCAGGTAGACGAGGATCGTCCCGGGTCTGGTGATGTTCTGCGCTTCGACCAGCTGCTCGCCGCCGCGAAACTGACCGGCGGCGATGTAATCCTGAACCGTGGTGACGACCATCGGGATGATCACCCAGGGCCTGGAGACGCAGGTCGCCTCCGCCACCATCCCTTCCTTCATGACTTGAGCCTCAATCTGGCCGAAACCCGCCTGCAGCACCCGCTGGCCGGCGCCTTCCGGAATCAGAATCCCGGCGGGCCGCATGAATGGATTGACCACGTCGCCCGTGCGCAGCGCGAACTGTTCGACCCGGCCGGTAACCCCGGCGCGGACGAAGGTCTTGTCCAGGTCCACCTGCGCCTGCGCCAACGCCGCTTCGGCGCTCGCCTTTTCCGCCGGCAGGAGCGTCGAGACGCGCAAGGACGCCGATTGCTTCACCGCGGCGGCCGCATCGACCCCGGCCTGGCGCTGGTTGACCATCACCTGCAGCTTCTCGATGTCGCGCTGCGGCACGATGCCGGGATTGCGGCGCTGCAGTTCGCTCTTGACGTCGAGCTCGTCCTTGGCCTGCTGGAGATTGGCC is part of the Bradyrhizobium erythrophlei genome and encodes:
- a CDS encoding transporter gives rise to the protein MLNLGNNRWSFKPHLGISKAWGHWTFEVAPSVTIFSDNTDFFGGNTFAQAPIYAVQAHILYTFQSGVWMALDGIYFTGGHTTLNGVKGDNEQRNTRAGFTLALPIDRRNSLKSSASTGISTRTGSEFSAAGIAWQYRWGEGY
- a CDS encoding HlyD family secretion protein — translated: MFELIICSLVTILPDYLYRRYVQNKRFGKEITFYSVWYELRWGITGCLMLTISLITMIFYFHPSTTSATLFFRTVPILPEGSGRVAEVNIGFSAPVSKGDVIFRLDSSKQDAALETAKRKIAEVDAAMVSAESEVVKAEAQVQEATANLQQAKDELDVKSELQRRNPGIVPQRDIEKLQVMVNQRQAGVDAAAAVKQSASLRVSTLLPAEKASAEAALAQAQVDLDKTFVRAGVTGRVEQFALRTGDVVNPFMRPAGILIPEGAGQRVLQAGFGQIEAQVMKEGMVAEATCVSRPWVIIPMVVTTVQDYIAAGQFRGGEQLVEAQNITRPGTILVYLEPLYRGGLEGVTAGSSCIVNAYTSNHEEISAKETGTGRKIALHVVDGVGLVHALLLRIQALLLPIKTLVLTGH